In one window of bacterium DNA:
- a CDS encoding uroporphyrinogen decarboxylase family protein, translating to MKAWDKIEAAFSPEGTPEIPAVICYESIFVRDHWSAITDKPWWYQHSPDMEHHMAWLRDVIGRTGLDWYMLPTFYSREDRKHISVSVTPEGVFLSDSRTGNRELLHEPRVSGWSVSGGIESVRPETPAQTPEEIDRLIPIEEDYNVGDIVANGRKDLAGRFLGEFDGAVYPYRRVDSPLWRCYHLWGFEDMMVMIAEHPELIRYAGSRYLELSIRAVHEASVLGAAGIFIEECLTDMISPAAFRALNLPFVRRLTEEIRSLGMRSIYYFCGNPAGKWEYLLDSGADALSFEEGKKGFEIDIGNVIDRVRGRCAVLGNLDAINLLPNASEDNLRAEIRRQISAGRRNGSRFIMSIGSPVTPETSVEQVRRYCDMVHEIKT from the coding sequence ATGAAAGCATGGGATAAAATCGAGGCTGCGTTTTCGCCGGAGGGAACTCCCGAAATACCGGCGGTCATCTGTTACGAGTCCATTTTTGTCCGCGACCACTGGAGCGCAATCACTGATAAACCCTGGTGGTACCAGCATTCGCCGGACATGGAACACCATATGGCCTGGCTCCGTGATGTCATCGGGCGAACGGGCCTCGACTGGTACATGCTTCCGACGTTCTACAGCCGTGAGGACCGTAAACACATTTCAGTGAGTGTTACGCCGGAAGGTGTTTTCCTGTCCGACAGCCGGACCGGGAACAGGGAACTGCTCCATGAACCCCGTGTAAGCGGCTGGTCGGTTTCCGGCGGCATCGAATCGGTCCGTCCCGAAACGCCCGCGCAGACTCCCGAGGAAATCGACCGGCTCATCCCCATCGAAGAAGATTACAATGTCGGCGACATTGTCGCGAACGGCAGGAAGGACCTGGCGGGACGGTTTCTCGGTGAATTCGACGGCGCCGTGTACCCCTATCGCAGGGTCGATTCCCCTCTCTGGCGCTGTTATCACCTCTGGGGATTCGAGGACATGATGGTCATGATCGCCGAACATCCCGAGCTTATCAGGTACGCCGGAAGCCGTTATCTCGAGCTGAGCATCCGCGCAGTCCACGAAGCATCTGTGCTCGGCGCCGCGGGAATTTTCATCGAGGAATGCCTGACCGACATGATCAGCCCCGCCGCATTCAGGGCGCTCAATCTCCCGTTCGTGCGAAGGCTTACCGAGGAAATCCGCTCGCTCGGCATGAGAAGCATCTACTATTTCTGCGGCAATCCGGCCGGAAAGTGGGAATACCTGCTCGATTCCGGCGCCGATGCCCTGTCCTTCGAGGAGGGCAAGAAGGGATTCGAGATCGACATCGGGAATGTGATCGACCGTGTCCGCGGACGATGCGCCGTGCTCGGGAATCTCGATGCCATCAACCTGCTCCCGAACGCCTCCGAAGACAATCTCCGCGCTGAAATTCGCCGTCAGATCAGCGCGGGTCGCCGCAACGGGAGCCGTTTCATCATGAGCATCGGAAGCCCGGTCACACCGGAGACGAGCGTGGAGCAGGTGCGGCGATACTGCGACATGGTGCATGAAATAAAAACTTGA
- a CDS encoding ribbon-helix-helix domain-containing protein yields the protein MKTSITIRLDEDLDRILSLVSRRDGRTRSDVVRDALRRQLSILMFDQLRKETMPFAEARGYLTDEDVFRDVS from the coding sequence ATGAAAACGAGTATTACCATACGGCTTGATGAAGACCTCGATCGCATTCTCTCTTTAGTGAGCAGGCGAGATGGCCGGACACGGAGCGACGTGGTCAGGGATGCGTTGAGACGGCAGCTCTCCATCCTTATGTTCGATCAACTGAGAAAAGAAACCATGCCTTTCGCTGAGGCGCGCGGGTATCTTACCGATGAAGACGTGTTCCGGGATGTGTCGTGA
- a CDS encoding putative toxin-antitoxin system toxin component, PIN family, giving the protein MKVFLDTNVLVSAFATRGLCADVLRTVLAEHELVTGTCVLDELERVLESRFGIPKKTVVSIILFLRRFHIEPTPEHLPDISIRDPDDLKALASACAAKADVLVSGDQDILSLTEYCTIVITDPRGFWNMLKESADPDHS; this is encoded by the coding sequence GTGAAAGTCTTTCTCGATACGAATGTACTGGTGAGCGCTTTTGCAACACGCGGACTGTGTGCGGATGTTCTGCGCACGGTTCTTGCCGAACACGAGCTTGTTACCGGAACGTGTGTGCTGGACGAACTCGAACGCGTGCTTGAAAGCCGGTTCGGAATTCCAAAAAAAACAGTCGTTTCCATTATTCTTTTTCTCCGCAGATTTCACATCGAACCGACACCTGAACATTTACCCGATATATCCATACGCGATCCGGATGATTTGAAAGCGCTGGCTTCCGCCTGCGCAGCGAAAGCCGATGTGCTTGTTTCCGGCGATCAGGATATTCTTTCCCTGACCGAATACTGCACTATAGTCATCACCGACCCTCGCGGTTTTTGGAATATGCTGAAAGAATCAGCTGACCCGGATCATTCATAA